TTCAGGTTCATCCACCTCTGGGTCTTTCTCTTAGTCTACTGAAATCCCCAATGATACCCACCCGTATGATATTGCCATAGCTATTTATATTTAGTGTAAACCACTCATAAAGTGTTTACGTCTTCTCATAAGAGCCAGACAATGTGTCAGCCTCTTCGTAAGCTCAATTTCAAATCAAACTGCAAAGCATATCAACAAACTTCACATCCGCCGGAGCAAATTGAAATTCATTCAACTCTTCTTTCCGAACCCACCGACACTCATCATGATCAACCAGCGTAATCTCACCACTCACAAGTCTCGCCCTGTAAGCAATCAACTGAATATGAATCTCACCATACCAATGATCATTCACTCCGAAAAATTCATACGGCTCAATATCAATGTTCATCTCTTCCCTCAGCTCTCTTACCAGACAAGCCTCCGGTGACTCGCCTTCCTCTAGCTTACCACCAGGGAATTCCCACAGCCCTCCCTGAGACTTCTCAGGTCCTCGCCTCGCGATGAGCAGTTTACCTTGTCCATCCTCAATAATCGCTGCAGCTACTCGAATCATTTCATCACTCTTCCTATACGATGCACTTGTTCGCAGCCGGTACCATGACTGGCGGCATCTCTTCTTTTAATCGCCACACGATACTCATTGGTTTGCTGCCCTCATGTTTCACATACTCAGCTTCTCCTAAATACACAAAAGGGGACGTATAATCATTCTCTTCTTTATATTCACGAACGAATAAAGCGATTCTGTTGCCGGTCTCACGGTGACGGATGTATCGCTGGGCTGTTTTCGTATTCTCCGAGATCCGACTCTGGGTCTGCCAGTGAAACAAACGTTCATTAATGGCATAGTCTTCATACAAAGTAGAGGGGGAGAAGTCCTTATCCGACTTATTTAACGTGATAAAGAAAATATCTGTCTTCTTGTCCTCGAAGTATTTAACGCCCTCTCTAAATGCAGGGGCCTTCTCTTCATTCCAAAGCCCAAATGCAGCTAAAATTTGATCCGTAGAATACTTACAATGAATATCGATTGGACAAGCGAAAGGATAGTCATGTTTCTTATCAACAAAATCGATGT
This genomic window from Paenibacillus hexagrammi contains:
- a CDS encoding (deoxy)nucleoside triphosphate pyrophosphohydrolase; amino-acid sequence: MIRVAAAIIEDGQGKLLIARRGPEKSQGGLWEFPGGKLEEGESPEACLVRELREEMNIDIEPYEFFGVNDHWYGEIHIQLIAYRARLVSGEITLVDHDECRWVRKEELNEFQFAPADVKFVDMLCSLI